One genomic segment of Erythrolamprus reginae isolate rEryReg1 chromosome 2, rEryReg1.hap1, whole genome shotgun sequence includes these proteins:
- the UTP15 gene encoding U3 small nucleolar RNA-associated protein 15 homolog encodes MANYKPVIVQTFPKLGEKITKDTLYWKNYKTPIQIKEFGAVNNIHFSPAPPYNYAVTASSRIHIYGRYSQEPIKTFSRFKDVAYCATYREDGQLLVAGSEEGRIRIFDIGGRAPLRQFEGHSKAVHVVGFLSDKYRIMSGADDYTTRVWDVSTSSEIACYKEHTDYIRCGCASKLNADLFVTGSYDHTVKVYDTRTDKSILRIEHGQPVESVNLFPSEGLLVTAGGRYIKIWDILKGGQLLVSLRNHHKTVTCLCLSSSGQRLLSGSLDRHVKIYSTTSYKVVHSFNYEASILSLALAPEDEALVVGMTNGILNVKHRKPEAVKEVLHRRRPAYRTFVKGKNYLPKQDDLFVSKPVKNHLRKYDKLLRTFQVSKALDQVLQGPGKSNRPDVIVAVMQELNRRGTLKNALAGRDETQLSVLLSFLIRNMIDARYAPVLINVAELIIEIYMPVIGQSSVIDKQFLKLQNLVEKEIDYQEELLEVLGMMDALFATMTRKQSSTMDVNKTVEL; translated from the exons ATGGCAAATTACAAGCCCGTAATAGTTCAGACATTTCCAAAGCTTGGAGAAAAAATTACAAAGGATACTTTGTATTGGAAGAATTATAAG ACTCCCATTCAGATAAAGGAATTTGGTGCAGTGAATAATATACActtttctccagctcctccgtaTAATTATGCTGTAACAGCCTCATCAAGG ATTCACATATATGGGCGATATTCACAAGAGCCAATCAAAACATTTTCTCGCTTCAAAGATGTAGCTTATTGTGCTACCTATCGAGAGGATGGGCAGCTGCTTGTTGCTGGCAGTGAAGAAGGCAGGATTCGGATCTTTGACATTGGTGGGAGAGCACCATTAAGGCAATTTGAAGGCCACTCCAA AGCAGTACATGTTGTAGGCTTTCTGTCTGACAAGTACCGAATAATGTCTGGAGCAGATGATTACACAACACGGGTCTGGGATGTTTCAACCTCATCTGAAATAGCATGCTACAAAGAGCACACAGATTATATAAGATGTGGCTGTGCTAGTAAACTGAACGCAGATCTTTTTGTAACAG GTTCCTACGACCATACAGTGAAAGTATATGATACGCGGACAGACAAAAGCATTTTGAGGATAGAACATGGGCAGCCTGTTGAGAGTGTGAATCTGTTTCCTTCTGAAGGTCTTCTTGTGACAGCAG GTGGTCGCTACATTAAAATCTGGGATATCCTTAAAGGAGGCCAGCTTTTAGTGTCTTTGAGAAATCACCATAAAACTGTAACCTGTTTGTGTTTGAGTAGTTCTGGCCAAAGGCTGCTCTCAGGCTCCCTAGATCG GCATGTGAAGATTTACAGTACAACTTCCTACAAAGTAGTACACAGTTTTAACTACGAAGCATCCATTCTCAGTCTTGCACTAGCA CCTGAGGATGAAGCTTTGGTTGTAGGCATGACAAATGGCATATTGAATGTTAAACATCGGAAGCCCGAAGCAGTAAAAGAGGTTTTGCATCGGAGAAGGCCTGCCTACCGAACTTTTGTGAAAGGAAAAAATTATCTACCAAAGCAG GATGATTTATTTGTCAGCAAGCCTGTGAAGAACCATTTGAGGAAATATGACAAGTTGTTGCGAACTTTCCAGGTTTCCAAGGCTCTGGATCAAGTTCTTCAA GGCCCAGGGAAAAGCAATCGACCTGATGTTATAGTTGCTGTCATGCAAGAATTAAACCGCAGAGGAACCCTGAAAAATGCACTTGCTGGGCGGGATGAAACTCAACTCAgtgtcctcctttctttcttaatAAG AAATATGATTGATGCAAGATATGCTCCTGTACTGATAAACGTTGCAGAACTCATTATAG AGATATATATGCCTGTAATTGGACAATCTTCAGTTATTGATAAGCAGTTTCTGAAACTTCAAAATCTTGTAGAGAAGGAGATTGATTATCAAGAGGAATTGCTAGAAGTTTTGGGAATGATGGATGCACTGTTTGCTACCATGACAAGAAAACAGTCCAGTACCATGGATGTGAACAAAACAGTTGAGCTATAA